A single region of the Solwaraspora sp. WMMD791 genome encodes:
- a CDS encoding redoxin domain-containing protein, which translates to MSTTDPRHRTATAHGTAYRFDRFRLPLLLDDLTFGRAAPGPGDRLPDFDLATLDGGRFRSDTLGNRPVLLIFGSRTCPVTESAAPTLRRLHAEFGAQVRFVLVNTREAHPGQRCPQPQTFEAKWAHAEELRRHHELPFEVAVDDIDGSLHRALTPKPNSAYLIGSDAAIRYRAHWANDERGLRTALTAVAVGDAPPTPYGNRMVGPLLRAVGHLPGIVRFAGGRVERDVWLAAPPLAVLGRLSRLFGALPPDARGPAAALLVASVGLAAAGAAAVLG; encoded by the coding sequence GTGTCGACCACCGACCCACGGCACCGCACGGCGACGGCCCACGGCACCGCGTACCGCTTCGACCGGTTCCGGCTACCGCTCCTGCTCGACGATCTGACCTTCGGCCGTGCCGCGCCCGGGCCCGGTGACCGGCTGCCCGACTTCGACCTGGCCACGCTCGACGGCGGCCGGTTCCGCAGCGACACACTCGGCAACCGACCGGTCCTGTTGATCTTCGGATCCCGTACCTGCCCGGTCACCGAGAGCGCCGCGCCGACGCTGCGGCGGCTGCACGCCGAGTTCGGCGCCCAGGTGCGCTTCGTCCTGGTCAACACCAGGGAGGCCCATCCCGGGCAGCGGTGTCCCCAGCCGCAGACCTTCGAGGCCAAGTGGGCGCACGCCGAGGAACTGCGCCGCCACCATGAACTGCCGTTCGAGGTGGCGGTTGACGACATCGACGGCAGCCTGCACCGGGCGCTCACTCCCAAACCGAACTCGGCCTACCTGATCGGCTCCGACGCGGCGATCCGGTACCGGGCACACTGGGCCAACGACGAGCGGGGGCTGCGTACCGCCCTCACCGCCGTCGCCGTCGGCGACGCACCACCGACGCCGTACGGCAACCGGATGGTCGGCCCCCTGCTGCGCGCGGTCGGACACCTGCCCGGCATCGTCCGGTTCGCCGGTGGCCGGGTCGAGCGGGACGTGTGGCTCGCCGCCCCGCCGCTGGCCGTCCTGGGCCGGTTGTCCCGGCTGTTCGGCGCGCTACCGCCCGACGCCCGGGGGCCGGCAGCGGCGCTGCTGGTGGCCTCGGTGGGCCTGGCCGCCGCCGGCGCCGCCGCCGTACTGGGCTGA
- a CDS encoding TetR/AcrR family transcriptional regulator gives MASDTRQRLVTVARELVHRSSYAAVSIEDVCSTAGVHRGSLYHFFPSKEALGLAVVDANWVLMDAMLAEAFRDDVAPLARIDRFVHAFGSLLATTREQMGATPGCPLGNLAAELAGHGEAGQRLTGILDAWTRYFTAAIDEARRHGDLSRATDPGEAALRVLAYLQGVALLAKAYDRPGLVDQMRSGVRMLLDPPA, from the coding sequence ATGGCATCGGACACCCGACAGCGGCTCGTCACGGTCGCCCGCGAACTGGTGCACCGGTCGTCGTATGCGGCGGTCAGCATCGAGGACGTCTGCAGTACGGCGGGCGTGCACCGGGGCAGTCTCTACCACTTCTTCCCGTCCAAGGAGGCGCTCGGCCTGGCGGTCGTGGACGCCAACTGGGTGCTGATGGACGCGATGCTGGCGGAGGCCTTCCGCGACGACGTCGCCCCGTTGGCGCGCATCGACCGGTTCGTGCACGCCTTCGGCAGCCTGCTCGCGACGACCCGCGAGCAGATGGGCGCCACGCCGGGTTGCCCGTTGGGCAACCTCGCCGCCGAACTCGCCGGCCACGGCGAGGCGGGGCAGCGACTGACCGGCATCCTCGACGCCTGGACCCGGTACTTCACCGCCGCCATCGACGAGGCACGCCGACACGGCGACCTGTCCCGGGCGACGGATCCGGGCGAGGCCGCCCTGCGGGTGCTGGCCTACCTGCAGGGGGTGGCCCTGCTGGCCAAGGCGTACGACCGGCCAGGACTGGTGGACCAGATGCGGTCGGGGGTGCGGATGCTGCTCGACCCGCCAGCCTGA
- a CDS encoding FAD-dependent monooxygenase, which yields MSQSTVAARHAVVIGGSLAGLCAARALVDHVDRVTVVDRDRFPDGPTVRAGVPQAHHLHVLVTAGQQALDQLFPGLLDELRRAGAVEVANPTDILYLSATGWRDRFPPTHRLVGISRERLDWTVRGRLVADTRVRFLPGHEVVGLLGAADRDAVTGVELRRRGTGGTPRQGGTGDEVQRLDADLVIDASGRSSHTPRWLDRLGYGRPQEITVESGLGYASRRYVLAPRVAAGWKNIVLMPQPPTTGRGGVIYPIENDRWMVTLGGLGGDCPPTDEAGFLEFARGLRSPVLYEAIKDATPDSPIHGFRDTGNRRRRYEAMPRWPDGFAVVGDAACTFNPVYGQGMSVAAQAGVTLAAQLQTTGGRLDRAAQVKVAAGSEAAWLIATGADLRYPTTVGDQPARGGRLSRWYLDRAADVANRDPYVLKALTDVFHLVAPLSAVARPGVALRVLRGRPGPRLDTPPSATVAG from the coding sequence ATGTCGCAATCCACAGTCGCCGCCCGTCACGCCGTCGTCATCGGTGGTAGCCTCGCCGGTCTGTGCGCAGCCCGCGCGCTGGTCGACCACGTCGACCGGGTGACGGTCGTCGACCGGGACCGGTTCCCCGACGGGCCGACGGTACGCGCCGGCGTCCCGCAGGCGCACCATCTGCACGTGCTGGTCACCGCCGGGCAGCAGGCGCTCGACCAGCTCTTTCCCGGACTGCTCGACGAGTTGCGACGGGCCGGCGCGGTCGAGGTGGCCAACCCGACCGACATCCTGTACCTGAGTGCGACGGGTTGGCGGGACCGCTTCCCACCCACCCACCGGTTGGTCGGCATCAGCCGGGAACGGCTGGACTGGACGGTACGTGGGCGACTGGTCGCCGACACCCGGGTGCGCTTCCTGCCAGGTCACGAGGTGGTGGGTCTACTCGGTGCCGCTGACCGCGACGCGGTCACCGGCGTCGAACTGCGCCGGCGTGGCACCGGTGGCACGCCTCGACAGGGCGGCACCGGCGACGAGGTGCAGCGACTCGACGCCGATCTGGTGATCGATGCCAGTGGCCGCAGCTCGCACACCCCCCGGTGGCTCGACCGGCTGGGGTACGGCCGTCCCCAGGAGATCACGGTCGAATCAGGACTCGGGTACGCCAGCCGCCGGTACGTCCTGGCGCCACGGGTCGCCGCCGGGTGGAAGAACATCGTGCTGATGCCGCAGCCGCCGACCACCGGCCGGGGCGGAGTGATCTATCCGATCGAGAACGACCGGTGGATGGTGACCCTGGGCGGTCTCGGCGGCGACTGCCCACCCACCGACGAGGCCGGCTTTCTGGAGTTCGCCCGAGGGCTGCGCAGCCCGGTGCTGTACGAGGCGATCAAGGACGCCACCCCCGACTCCCCCATCCACGGGTTCCGTGACACCGGCAACCGCCGTCGCCGGTACGAGGCGATGCCCCGCTGGCCGGACGGGTTCGCGGTGGTCGGTGACGCCGCCTGCACCTTCAACCCGGTCTACGGGCAGGGGATGAGCGTCGCCGCCCAGGCCGGCGTGACCCTGGCCGCACAGTTGCAGACCACTGGTGGTCGGCTCGACCGGGCGGCGCAGGTAAAGGTGGCGGCCGGCAGCGAGGCCGCCTGGCTGATCGCCACCGGCGCCGACCTGCGGTACCCGACGACCGTCGGCGACCAGCCAGCGCGTGGGGGTCGGTTGTCGCGGTGGTATCTCGACCGCGCGGCCGACGTGGCCAACCGGGATCCGTACGTGCTGAAGGCGCTCACCGACGTGTTCCACCTGGTGGCGCCGCTGTCGGCGGTGGCCCGACCCGGCGTCGCGCTGCGGGTGCTGCGGGGCCGACCAGGCCCACGGCTGGACACCCCGCCCTCGGCGACGGTGGCCGGGTAA
- a CDS encoding low temperature requirement protein A, with translation MKQIQAVRGGLHLIRPGTRVDRLEIFFDLVFVFAFYNITRVTAGELTGHGLVAGLLLLALLWWAWCSHMVLANRIRLGEGVAPPVMFVAMAAVFTAALTIPQAFSDQPGGLPGPLLIAGCYLVIRGLHVALYRVASAAEPAGHPRLSSLAVPPAVATVLLVGAGLVPYLGQPARVTFGWQVGCWVAALGVEYAAGYTLASSGWAVLSANHWVERFELILMIALGELIVSVGVGSDLIDRPVTWPAVVGAGIAVAITAALWWAYFDLVAPAALQAFHAAGRGLHRTALARDAYVYLHLPMIAGLILTALGLEEVLHHLGTTEVDLGAPLAGPAMPLAYGGVVVFLLAHLGFQLRILGTVALTRVAAIAALGALVAVAVRVPALLGLGLLGAVCVALVGVEFVLLRGSRRQLREASLRERMTHEARESAWRRRRYQ, from the coding sequence ATGAAACAGATCCAGGCGGTACGGGGCGGCCTGCACCTGATCCGGCCCGGTACCCGCGTCGACCGGTTGGAGATCTTCTTCGACCTGGTCTTCGTGTTCGCGTTCTACAACATCACCCGGGTGACCGCCGGTGAGCTCACCGGGCACGGTCTCGTCGCGGGGCTGCTCCTGCTGGCGTTGCTGTGGTGGGCCTGGTGCTCGCACATGGTGCTGGCGAACCGGATCCGGCTCGGCGAGGGCGTCGCGCCACCGGTGATGTTCGTGGCGATGGCGGCGGTCTTCACCGCCGCGCTGACCATCCCCCAGGCCTTCAGCGACCAGCCCGGCGGGCTGCCCGGACCGCTACTCATCGCCGGGTGCTACTTGGTGATCCGGGGACTGCACGTGGCGCTCTACCGGGTGGCGTCGGCCGCCGAACCGGCCGGTCACCCCCGGCTGAGCTCCCTGGCCGTACCGCCGGCGGTCGCCACGGTCCTGCTGGTCGGTGCGGGTCTCGTACCGTACCTGGGCCAGCCGGCAAGGGTCACGTTCGGCTGGCAGGTCGGCTGCTGGGTGGCCGCGCTGGGCGTCGAGTACGCCGCCGGCTACACCCTGGCGAGCTCCGGATGGGCGGTGCTGTCGGCGAACCACTGGGTGGAACGTTTCGAACTGATCCTGATGATCGCGCTCGGTGAACTGATCGTCTCGGTCGGCGTCGGCAGCGACCTGATCGACCGGCCGGTCACCTGGCCGGCGGTGGTCGGTGCCGGTATCGCGGTGGCGATCACCGCCGCCCTGTGGTGGGCGTACTTCGACCTGGTGGCACCGGCCGCGCTGCAGGCCTTCCACGCCGCCGGACGCGGGCTGCACCGTACCGCCCTGGCCCGCGACGCCTACGTCTACCTGCACCTGCCGATGATCGCCGGGCTGATCCTGACCGCGCTGGGGCTGGAGGAGGTGCTGCACCACCTCGGCACCACCGAGGTCGACCTCGGCGCGCCGCTGGCTGGCCCGGCGATGCCGCTGGCGTACGGCGGGGTCGTGGTGTTCCTCCTCGCGCACCTTGGCTTCCAGTTGCGGATCCTGGGCACGGTGGCCCTCACCCGCGTCGCCGCGATCGCCGCCCTGGGCGCCCTGGTCGCGGTCGCGGTCCGGGTTCCCGCCCTGCTGGGGCTGGGTCTGCTCGGTGCGGTCTGCGTCGCGCTGGTCGGCGTCGAGTTCGTGCTGCTGCGCGGCTCCCGGCGGCAGCTGCGGGAGGCGTCGCTGCGCGAACGGATGACCCACGAGGCACGGGAATCCGCCTGGCGTCGCCGGCGGTACCAGTGA
- a CDS encoding FGGY-family carbohydrate kinase, with translation MPAVPPQVLAIDLGTSGMKAALVAADGTVTGWAEYAVPLRVLPGGGAEQDPQAWWAALIEVVAELGRAHPEHLRAVTTVCSSSQGEGTIAVDAAGQPLTQCITWLDMRGAAHLRRQFGGFPAYQGMSLRRIVRWLRLTGGMPSPTGKDPAAHMLLVRDTMPQVYARTATFLNALDWINLKLTGRTVATVDSILTSWVTDNRRPDRIRYSPALVADCGIDADKLPPIVACTDVIGTLSPAAATQLGLPASVQVVAGAIDNTAAAVGAGTIADNDPHLYLGTSSWIAAHVRAKKTDPVAQIASVPCAIGDRYLMTALQATAGANLTWLKDKIVEYDDPLIGAGHLSRDERSIFDAFDVIIPTVPAGANGVLYMPWLYGERAPVDDPDLRAGFLNISLDTNRSDLLRAVFEGVAFNTRWLSGPVGRFLGAPMTTLTVTGGGARSTAWCQILADVLDVQVRRDPDPVKVNVRGAGWIGAVGTGAVAFDDIPALLRTDRVFTPTPAHRARYDDIFAVYRDLHGRLAPLYRRLHRVRDTGDAATADPKR, from the coding sequence ATGCCGGCCGTCCCGCCGCAGGTGCTGGCGATCGATCTGGGCACCTCGGGGATGAAGGCCGCGCTGGTCGCCGCCGACGGTACGGTGACCGGCTGGGCCGAGTACGCGGTGCCGCTGCGGGTGCTGCCCGGCGGTGGTGCCGAACAGGATCCGCAGGCGTGGTGGGCCGCGCTGATCGAGGTCGTCGCCGAGCTGGGTCGCGCCCACCCGGAGCATCTGCGCGCGGTCACCACGGTCTGTTCCTCCAGCCAGGGTGAGGGCACCATCGCCGTGGACGCCGCCGGGCAGCCGTTGACGCAGTGCATCACCTGGCTGGACATGCGCGGCGCGGCGCATCTGCGCCGCCAGTTCGGCGGCTTCCCGGCGTACCAGGGGATGTCGCTGCGGCGGATCGTCCGCTGGCTGCGGCTGACCGGCGGCATGCCCTCGCCCACCGGCAAGGACCCGGCCGCGCACATGCTGCTGGTCCGCGACACCATGCCGCAGGTGTACGCGCGGACCGCGACGTTTCTCAACGCGCTGGACTGGATCAACCTCAAGCTGACCGGTCGCACGGTGGCCACCGTCGACTCGATCCTGACCTCCTGGGTGACCGACAACCGCCGGCCGGACCGGATCCGCTACTCCCCCGCCCTGGTCGCCGACTGCGGCATCGACGCCGACAAGCTGCCGCCGATCGTGGCCTGCACCGACGTCATCGGCACGCTGTCGCCGGCCGCCGCCACGCAGCTGGGCCTGCCGGCTTCGGTCCAGGTGGTGGCCGGTGCGATCGACAACACCGCGGCCGCGGTCGGTGCCGGCACCATCGCCGACAACGACCCGCACCTGTACCTGGGCACGTCGTCGTGGATCGCCGCCCACGTGCGGGCGAAGAAGACCGACCCGGTCGCGCAGATCGCCTCGGTGCCCTGCGCGATCGGCGACCGTTACCTGATGACCGCGTTGCAGGCCACCGCCGGGGCGAACCTGACCTGGCTGAAGGACAAGATCGTCGAGTACGACGACCCGCTGATCGGTGCCGGGCATCTCAGCCGTGACGAACGGTCCATCTTCGACGCGTTCGACGTGATCATCCCGACGGTGCCGGCCGGTGCCAACGGAGTGCTCTACATGCCGTGGCTGTACGGCGAACGCGCCCCGGTCGACGACCCGGACCTGCGCGCCGGGTTCCTCAACATCTCCCTGGACACCAACCGGTCCGACCTGCTGCGGGCCGTCTTCGAAGGGGTGGCGTTCAACACCCGGTGGCTGTCCGGGCCGGTCGGCCGATTCCTCGGCGCCCCGATGACCACCCTCACCGTCACCGGCGGCGGTGCCCGGTCGACGGCGTGGTGCCAGATCCTCGCCGACGTGCTCGACGTGCAGGTGCGCCGGGATCCCGACCCGGTGAAGGTGAACGTACGGGGCGCGGGCTGGATCGGTGCGGTCGGCACCGGGGCGGTGGCGTTCGACGACATCCCGGCGCTGCTGCGTACCGACCGGGTCTTCACGCCCACCCCCGCGCACCGCGCCCGCTACGACGACATCTTCGCCGTCTACCGTGACCTGCACGGTCGCCTCGCTCCGCTGTACCGGCGCCTGCACCGGGTACGCGACACAGGGGACGCCGCGACCGCCGACCCGAAGCGATAG
- a CDS encoding aminotransferase class III-fold pyridoxal phosphate-dependent enzyme has protein sequence MKDDTANPEATVTLHRTSRQHVVDMCRTMLERGYLKATEGNVSVRVPGHRLYAVTPSNYDYDRMRVEDICLVDFDGTHVPDGTGSDLAPSIEAGMHANIYRQRPDVNAIVHTHQPYASALAFLRRPIPALTDEQVRFLGREVAIVDYAPSGTGFLARNVQKKVASGDNAFIIANHGVVALGTDPDRAVFNMALLEKVSIAYLLALTSESGKVYTIPTAIREIAFTKLRADEKRIAAQITESVPPVRVPVEEELPSADAIAAEIAAAGRPTADTTAVETLGSESARLGYAITEYLDVDDTMRRLKALVAQPVRGLRHDAMLDVLGYFNDRCRASKEITDRAKRRIPGGVQHNLAFNYPFPLAIDAADGAYLTDRDGNTYIDFLQAGGPTILGSNYGPVNEQVAAVVKESGPVTGLFHEYELKLAEIIHRYMPHIEMYRSLGSGTEAVMAAVRGARAFTGKNVVIKVGGAYHGWSDTMVYGLRVPGTYRMNAKGIPFGATANTREAFPHDLGQLRRKLIENRVRGGTAAVIVEPLGPESGTRPVPHDFNAKVRELCDEFGALLVFDEVVTGFRTGLGGAAGYFGVTPDLTVFGKAVSGGYPMAGGVGGRSDVMAVFGSGLDGRSGAHIQVGGTLSANPLSCAAGYFAIAEMARTNAPVIAGRAGDRLTRGLQRLIDRYGLPYVAYNQGSIVHLECSGVMLLDMRNPIKLLKENKARKRLMEQMGAAYTAHGIVTLAGSRMYTSMADTDEVIDTALERFDRVFAQVEGV, from the coding sequence ATGAAGGACGACACCGCGAACCCGGAGGCCACCGTGACGCTGCACCGCACCTCCCGCCAACACGTCGTCGACATGTGCCGGACCATGCTCGAGCGCGGCTACCTCAAGGCCACCGAGGGCAACGTGTCGGTGCGGGTGCCCGGCCACCGTCTCTACGCGGTCACGCCGAGCAACTACGACTACGACCGGATGCGGGTGGAGGACATCTGCCTGGTCGACTTCGACGGTACGCACGTACCCGACGGCACCGGCAGCGATCTCGCCCCGTCGATCGAGGCCGGGATGCACGCCAACATCTACCGGCAGCGGCCCGACGTCAATGCGATCGTGCACACCCACCAGCCGTACGCCTCGGCCCTGGCGTTCCTGCGGCGGCCGATCCCGGCGCTCACCGACGAACAGGTGCGCTTCCTCGGCCGCGAGGTGGCGATCGTCGACTACGCCCCGTCCGGCACCGGCTTCCTCGCCCGCAACGTGCAGAAGAAGGTCGCCAGCGGCGACAACGCGTTCATCATCGCCAACCACGGCGTCGTCGCGCTGGGCACCGACCCGGACCGCGCGGTGTTCAACATGGCGTTGCTGGAGAAGGTCTCGATCGCCTACCTGCTGGCGTTGACCAGTGAGTCCGGCAAGGTCTACACCATCCCGACCGCGATCCGGGAGATCGCCTTCACCAAGCTGCGCGCCGACGAGAAGCGGATCGCCGCGCAGATCACCGAGTCGGTGCCGCCGGTGCGGGTGCCGGTCGAGGAAGAGCTGCCCAGCGCCGACGCGATCGCGGCCGAGATCGCCGCCGCCGGGCGGCCGACCGCCGACACCACCGCCGTCGAGACACTGGGCAGCGAGTCCGCGCGACTCGGCTACGCGATCACCGAGTACCTCGACGTCGACGACACGATGCGCCGGCTCAAGGCCCTGGTCGCCCAGCCGGTGCGCGGGTTGCGCCACGACGCGATGCTCGACGTGCTCGGCTACTTCAACGACCGCTGCCGGGCCAGCAAGGAGATCACCGACCGGGCCAAACGGCGCATTCCTGGCGGGGTGCAGCACAACCTGGCCTTCAACTACCCGTTCCCGTTGGCGATCGACGCGGCCGACGGCGCCTACCTGACCGACCGCGACGGCAACACCTACATCGACTTCCTGCAGGCCGGCGGCCCGACGATCCTGGGCAGCAACTACGGCCCGGTCAACGAGCAGGTCGCCGCGGTGGTCAAAGAGTCGGGGCCGGTCACCGGGCTGTTCCACGAGTACGAGCTGAAGCTCGCCGAGATCATCCACCGGTACATGCCGCACATCGAGATGTACCGGTCGCTCGGCTCGGGCACCGAGGCGGTGATGGCCGCGGTACGCGGTGCCCGCGCCTTCACCGGCAAGAACGTGGTGATCAAGGTCGGTGGGGCGTACCACGGCTGGTCCGACACGATGGTGTACGGGCTGCGGGTGCCGGGCACGTACCGGATGAACGCCAAGGGCATCCCGTTCGGCGCCACCGCCAACACCCGCGAGGCGTTCCCGCACGACCTCGGCCAGCTGCGCCGCAAACTGATCGAGAACCGGGTACGCGGCGGTACGGCGGCGGTGATCGTCGAACCGCTCGGCCCCGAGTCCGGTACCCGCCCCGTGCCCCACGACTTCAACGCCAAGGTCCGTGAGTTGTGCGACGAGTTCGGCGCGCTGCTCGTCTTCGACGAGGTCGTCACCGGATTCCGTACCGGGCTCGGCGGCGCGGCCGGCTACTTCGGCGTCACCCCTGACCTGACCGTGTTCGGCAAGGCGGTCTCCGGCGGTTACCCGATGGCCGGCGGCGTCGGTGGCCGGTCCGATGTGATGGCGGTCTTCGGCTCCGGACTCGACGGCCGCAGCGGCGCGCACATCCAGGTCGGCGGCACCCTGTCGGCGAATCCGCTGTCCTGCGCGGCCGGCTACTTCGCCATCGCCGAGATGGCCCGGACCAACGCCCCGGTGATCGCCGGGCGGGCCGGCGACCGGCTCACCCGGGGGCTGCAACGGCTGATCGACCGCTACGGGCTGCCGTACGTGGCGTACAACCAGGGGTCGATCGTGCATCTGGAGTGCAGTGGCGTCATGCTGCTCGACATGCGTAATCCGATCAAGCTGCTGAAGGAGAACAAGGCCCGCAAGCGGCTGATGGAGCAGATGGGAGCGGCGTACACGGCGCACGGGATCGTCACCCTGGCCGGCTCCCGGATGTACACCTCGATGGCCGACACCGACGAGGTGATCGACACCGCGCTGGAGCGGTTCGACCGGGTGTTCGCACAGGTAGAAGGGGTCTGA
- a CDS encoding glycosyltransferase family 87 protein yields MESTRRRRWLLVATAIAWLVSRAGLLAVTAGLLPGLDAGDVFADVELYRRWSDDLRTGQVPVDDPMWQYPPGAAALFVAIRQFAGDSVQAYTTVFVLFALCADLAVTLALIHLARRGNRLDGAVYWVLAVPLLTLLPYARYDIFVTAPAVVALAFLLRRPVLAGAVLAVGALVKVWPAMLLIAARPLRGLRPVAVGFGVALVGSGAALTLAYAGAWSGFTGNQADRGLQVESVAATAFAVTRLIRPELTVSYVYGSMEFVHPVASVVATVLTGSTLVALGVLGWWWLTGRRRTDWTVTTGFDLALLVVLVTVVTSRVLSPQYLLWLLGLAAVCLTRRDTTLRVPAVLIVVATALTSAYFPWFYADVIGDPAWPGVALLAARNLVLLAATGIAVHRLLRRPGPRPAHPVPTDVLTVGADRRA; encoded by the coding sequence GTGGAGTCCACCCGACGACGCCGTTGGCTGCTCGTCGCCACCGCGATCGCCTGGCTGGTCAGCCGCGCCGGTCTGCTCGCCGTAACCGCCGGGCTGCTTCCCGGACTGGACGCCGGTGACGTGTTCGCCGACGTCGAACTCTACCGTCGGTGGAGCGACGATCTGCGCACCGGGCAGGTGCCCGTCGACGATCCGATGTGGCAGTATCCGCCCGGCGCGGCGGCGCTGTTCGTCGCGATCCGCCAGTTCGCCGGCGACTCGGTCCAGGCGTACACCACGGTTTTCGTTCTGTTCGCGCTCTGCGCGGACCTGGCGGTGACACTCGCCCTGATCCACCTGGCCCGCCGGGGCAACCGGCTCGACGGGGCGGTCTACTGGGTGCTCGCCGTACCGTTGCTGACCCTGCTGCCCTACGCCCGGTACGACATCTTCGTCACCGCCCCGGCGGTGGTCGCGCTGGCTTTCCTACTGCGTCGGCCGGTGCTCGCCGGCGCGGTGCTCGCCGTCGGCGCGCTGGTCAAGGTCTGGCCGGCGATGCTGCTGATCGCCGCCCGGCCACTGCGTGGTCTGCGTCCGGTGGCGGTCGGCTTCGGGGTGGCGCTGGTCGGTTCCGGCGCCGCACTGACGTTGGCCTACGCCGGTGCCTGGTCCGGGTTCACCGGCAACCAGGCCGATCGCGGGCTGCAGGTGGAGTCGGTGGCCGCGACCGCTTTCGCGGTGACCCGGCTGATCCGGCCGGAGCTCACGGTGTCCTACGTGTACGGATCGATGGAGTTCGTCCACCCGGTGGCTTCGGTCGTCGCCACCGTGCTGACCGGGTCGACCCTGGTGGCACTCGGGGTGCTGGGCTGGTGGTGGTTGACCGGCCGCCGACGTACGGACTGGACGGTCACCACCGGGTTCGACCTGGCGCTGCTGGTCGTGCTGGTGACCGTCGTCACCAGTCGGGTCCTCTCCCCGCAGTATCTGCTCTGGCTGCTCGGGCTGGCGGCGGTCTGCCTGACCCGGCGGGACACCACCCTGCGGGTCCCGGCTGTCCTGATCGTCGTGGCGACCGCGCTGACCAGCGCGTACTTCCCGTGGTTCTACGCCGACGTGATCGGTGATCCGGCCTGGCCGGGGGTCGCGCTGCTGGCCGCCCGCAACCTCGTCCTGCTCGCCGCGACCGGCATCGCCGTTCACCGCTTGCTCCGCCGGCCGGGACCACGGCCCGCACATCCCGTACCCACCGACGTCCTGACGGTCGGTGCTGACCGCCGCGCTTGA
- a CDS encoding helix-turn-helix domain-containing protein, whose amino-acid sequence MQAAAVTATPWRRLPPELTGAMRARLPAMAAAVAAAVTDLTPGFAGAADAKFRADVRTAVDVALSHFLDLIGTADPALPPGVRQVFVALGAAEAREQRGPESLLAALRVASRLLLRQLGEALAEVRPLDVAALVDAADAVTGYVDELAAASTEGFARQVREQSGEGDRLRRRLADVLLAGGTAPPVVTAAAYRAGWPDLDIVVPVVLPARHARDARFRFGADGIVVERGRDAVVLVRAGARTRRSELADTLRGRGAAVGPALPWQQLPQAVRLAELAATVVGAEPVDVVFVEDHLTALAIGGQPDALTVLTARRLAPLAALPVDQRAELLRTLHSWLRHWGARRAVAAELFVHPQTVSYRVKRLRELLGDDLDDPDRRFEWLLVMAAGEVA is encoded by the coding sequence GTGCAGGCAGCGGCAGTCACGGCGACGCCCTGGCGGCGGCTGCCGCCCGAGCTGACCGGCGCGATGCGGGCGCGGCTACCGGCGATGGCCGCCGCTGTCGCCGCGGCGGTCACCGATCTGACCCCGGGGTTCGCCGGGGCCGCCGACGCCAAGTTCCGCGCCGACGTGCGGACGGCCGTCGACGTGGCGCTGAGTCACTTCCTCGACCTGATCGGCACCGCCGACCCGGCGTTGCCGCCCGGAGTGCGGCAGGTCTTCGTCGCCCTCGGCGCGGCGGAGGCCCGCGAGCAGCGGGGCCCGGAGTCCCTGCTCGCCGCCCTGCGGGTGGCGTCCCGGCTGCTGCTGCGCCAGCTCGGTGAGGCCCTTGCCGAAGTACGCCCCCTCGACGTGGCGGCGTTGGTCGACGCCGCCGACGCGGTCACCGGGTACGTCGACGAACTGGCGGCGGCCAGCACCGAGGGGTTCGCCCGGCAGGTGCGCGAGCAGTCCGGCGAAGGGGACCGGCTGCGTCGCCGACTCGCCGACGTCCTGCTCGCCGGTGGCACGGCACCGCCGGTGGTGACGGCCGCCGCGTACCGCGCCGGCTGGCCGGACCTGGACATCGTCGTCCCGGTCGTCCTGCCGGCCCGACACGCCCGCGACGCGCGGTTCCGCTTCGGTGCCGACGGAATCGTGGTCGAGCGGGGCCGCGACGCCGTGGTGCTGGTACGCGCCGGTGCCCGTACCAGGCGTTCGGAGCTGGCCGACACCCTGCGGGGGCGCGGTGCGGCCGTCGGCCCGGCGCTGCCGTGGCAACAGCTGCCGCAGGCGGTACGGCTGGCCGAACTCGCCGCGACGGTCGTCGGCGCCGAACCGGTGGACGTCGTGTTCGTCGAGGACCACCTCACCGCGTTGGCGATCGGCGGTCAGCCCGACGCGTTGACGGTGCTCACCGCCCGCCGACTGGCACCGCTGGCGGCGCTGCCGGTCGACCAGCGTGCCGAGCTGCTGCGGACCCTGCACAGCTGGCTGCGGCACTGGGGCGCCCGCCGGGCCGTGGCCGCGGAGCTGTTCGTGCATCCGCAGACGGTCAGCTACCGGGTCAAGCGGCTGCGGGAGCTGCTCGGCGACGACCTCGACGACCCGGACCGCCGGTTCGAGTGGCTGCTGGTGATGGCCGCCGGCGAGGTGGCCTGA